The Deltaproteobacteria bacterium sequence CGCGCGAGTCGTGTGCGCGCGCTCCGCGCGCGGCCATGCACAGGTGCAGCCCCTCGACGTAGACCGCAGCGCCGTCGCTCTGCAGATTCTCGTGCATGATGCTGCACAGGTCGTGTGTCAGGTCTTCTTGCAGTACCGGCCGGCTCGCCATCAGCCGCGCGAGGCGCGACATCTTGGACACGCCGAGCACCTTCTCCGTCGGGATGTACGCCAGCGAGATCCGATAGATGACCGGCAGCAGATGGTGCGGACACACGCCGAACGCCACGTTGTTCTTGGAGATGACCATCTCCTTGTAGCGGGCGGGGAACGTCTTGGCGAGCATGTCCGCGATCTCGGTGCGCACGCGGGTCTCGTCGCCGACGAGCTCGGCGAAGCCGCGGGCCGCCCGCGCGGCCGTACCGGCGAAGTTGTCGTCGCCTTCGGTGTCGTAGCCGAGTGCGGACAGCCCCTCCAGCAGGGTGGCGAACGCCTTTTCGAACAGCGGGAGCGCGGCGGCGCGGCCGTTGACATCGGGTGTGCGGGGCATGTCTCCTGCTACCGCGCCCCGCCGCTCGCCGCAACCATCGCGCGCGCGATCTGAGCCGTCGCGGCCGACACGCCCGCGTCGCCGATGGCGTCGGGCGGACACCAGCGGAATGCGTCGTAGCGGTCCGGCGAGGGGCGCACGCGCCCGACCGGCGCGGCTGCGCGCCACACGCGGATGCGCAGCCGCCGGTGGCTGAGCAGTTGCTCGTGCGCCGCCGCGGGGGCGCTCCCGCGCAGGGCGATGCGCAGGCCGATCGCGTCGCCGATCCCGTCGGGCGTCGGCGCTTGCGGCAGCTCCCACAGCCCCGCGTACAGGCCGCGGCCCGCGCGCCGAACGAGCAGCACGCGCCGCCGCCGCACCAGCCACGCGGCCACGACGTCGATCACCGGCAACTCGCCCGCCCGGCGTCGCGGCCGCGTCACCGGCAACTCGCTCGCGCGTCCGGCCGCGCGCGCTCGGCACACGCCGGACAGCGGGCACGCGCCGCATCGCGGCGCGCGCGGCGTGCACACGGTCGCGCCGAGTTCCATGATCCCCTGGTTGAAGTCGCCGGGCGCATCCGCGGGAACGAGTCGCGCGGCGAGGTCCCACAGCCGCCGTCGCGTCGCCGCCGCCTTGATGTCGTCGTCGATCGCGAACACCCGGGCGAGCACGCGCGCCACGTTGCCGTCGACGACCGGTTCCGGCCGGCCGAACGCGATCGACGCGATCGCCCCGGCAGTGTAGGCGCCGACCCCCGGCAGCGCGCGCAGTTGGTCCGGGTCGTCGGGAACACGGCCGCCGTAGCGCGCCATCACTTCGGCGGCGCCGCGGCGCAGGTTTCGCGCGCGGCTGTAGTAGCCGAGGCCGGACCACGCCGCGAGGACATCGTCGATCGGTGCGGCGGCGAGCGCTTCGACAGTTGGAAACCGATCCAGCCAGCGGCGATAGTAGGGGATGACCGTCGCGACGCGCGTTTGTTGTAGCATCACCTCGGATACCCAGATCGCGTATGGATCCCGGGTTTCCCGCCACGGCAGCTCGCGACACGTGGCGCGAAAGTGGGCCACGATGCGCCGACCGATGTCGGCCAGGTCGACGTCGGGCTCGGCGCGCTCACCGGGGCGCACGGCGATCTTGGCGCGCTTGCGGCGGCTCACGGGCACGCGTACGGCGCGAACGCGATCGCGCCTGCGACGATCGGGATGGTCGCGCGGCCGTCGCACGCGGCACCGCCCGGCGCAGTGACCGATACGGACGTCGTGCGCGCCGCGGCGTCGACGTTGGCAAACAGGGTGTAGCCGTCGGCCAGCGGAAACGCGCCGTCGTGCGCGGCGCCGATGTCGACGATCGCGTCGTCTCGATCGGCACGAGCGATCACGATGGCCGTCGCTGGATCGTACGTGAGCGACAGCTGTTCCGCGAACAGGGTCTGCACGCGCGCCGGCGTGAGACCGCGCACGGTGATCGGTCCGCGCGCGGTCACGTCGGCGTCCGACGCGAACCACAAGTCGAGGTAATCGGCATGTTCGAACAGCAAGTCCGCGTCGGAGCCGGGCGGCAGGCACAGCTCTACGCGGCCGTTGGGCGATGTCTCGTCGACGTTCGACGGGGCGTCGACCTGGGTGACCGTGGCGAACGCGATGCCCTTGAACATGTCGAACGTGCTGTCCCAGTCGACGTAATCCACGGTGAAGTACAGGGCGCCCGGGCACGGCGTCCAGGCGTCGGGCGAACCGGCGTCCGCGGCCGCATCCGGCGCGGCCGCATCCGGCACGGCCGCGTCCGCGGCGGTGTCGCCGCCGCCACAAGCGGCCGCCGAAATGAGCGCGACGCCGGCGGCCAAGGCGATCGGGTTGCGAGTCGGCACGACTGTTGCTGGACGTGAATACATCGTGCCGCACCCCCAAAGCAATCCCGGCCCACGCACATCGTGCGCAATCGGTCGCGAGGTCCGCAAAGTTTGCGCGCCGTCGCCGGAGGAACTCGTGGCCCACGTGCGGCCGGGTCCCCGTTACACGAGCTACCCGCCGGCGACCGAGTTCCGGCCGGCGTTCACGGCGGCCGACGCCGGCGAGCAGCTCGCGCGGCTGGCCCGCAGGCCCGACCGCATCGCGTCCCTGTACCTGCACGTGCCGTACTGCGCGAGCCTGTGCTGGTATTGCGGCTGCAACGTCGTGATCTCCCGCGATCGCGGCAAGGCGACCGGCTACGTCGACCGCCTCGTGCGCGAGATCGACGCGCTCGCCACGCGCAGCGGGCGCGGGCGCCCCCTCGCGGAGCTGTCGCTCGGCGGCGGTTCGCCGAACTTCCTGCCGGCCGACGAACTCGTCCGGCTCGTCGGCGCGGTGTGCCGCGCTTTCGAGTTGACGGCCGACGCCGAACTCGGCATCGAACTCGACCCGCGCGAGACGACGGCCGAGCAGATCGACGCGCTCGCCGACTGCGGGTTCACGCGCATGAGCGTCGGCGTGCAGGACTTCGCGCCGCTGGTGCAGCGCGCCATCCACCGCGAGCAGTCGATCGAGCAGACCGCGGAGTTGATCGCGCGCGGTCGCGCCGCCGGCTTTCGCAGCGCCAACGTCGACCTCGTGTACGGCTTGCCCGGGCAGACCGAGGACAGCTTGCGCGCCACGCTCGATGCGGTCGTCCGCATGGCGCCGGACCGCATCGCCATGTTCGGCTATGCACACCTGCCTCACCTGCGCCCGCACCAGAAGCTCGTGGAGCGCGCCGCGGCGGTGCCGGGCCCCGATCACCGGGCGCGCCTGCTGGCGGTGGCGCTCGAGGCGTTCGACGCGGCCGGCTACGTGCGCGTCGGCCTCGACCACTTCGCGCGCCCCGACGATCCGCTCGTGCGCGCTGCACTCGACGGCCGGCTGCACCGCAACTTCCAGGGCTACGTGGTTCAGCGCGGAGACGTGCTGCTCGGTTGCGGCTCGTCCGCCATTACCGACACCGGGGACGCGTACTGGCAGAACCACGTCGACGTCGACGAGTGGGGGCGCGCGGTGGATGCCGGACAACTGCCGGTCGCCCGCGGCGTGGCGCTCGACGGAGACGACCAGGTGCGCCGCTACGTGATCACCCGCCTGATGTGCGACGCCGAGCTGGACATGGCGGACGTCGAGCGGCGGTTCGAGATCGACTTCGACAGGTACTTCTCGCCTGAACTCGACGCGCTGGCCGGTCGCGATCTGGCGCCGTTGGTCGAGGTCGACCGCGATGCACGGCGCATCGTAGCGACCCCGCTGGGAACTCAGCTCATCCGCAACGTGTGCATGGCGTTCGACCGCTATCTGCGCGAGCGCGCGGATCGGCCGCGGTTTTCTCCGACGTTGTAGGCGCGGCGCGCGGCGGCTGGCGGCGCGCTGCGCCGGTGGTCGGAGGCGCGTTACGCGGCCTCGTCCCGGCCGGCGGCGCGCTCGAGTTCTGCGAGGT is a genomic window containing:
- the mutY gene encoding A/G-specific adenine glycosylase, whose product is MLAGVGRRERRPELGRRRVARVTGTRPHVGHEFLRRRRANFADLATDCARCAWAGIALGVRHDVFTSSNSRADSQPDRLGRRRRAHFGGRLWRRRHRRGRGRAGCGRAGCGRGRRFARRLDAVPGRPVLHRGLRRLGQHVRHVQGHRVRHGHPGRRPVERRRDIAQRPRRAVPAARLRRGLAVRTCRLPRLVVRVGRRRDRARTDHRARSHAGARADPVRGTAVAHVRSSDGHRDRSCRSRRRDRRHRRRARRRVSAGRRLHPVCQRRRRGAHDVRIGHCAGRCRVRRPRDHPDRRRRDRVRAVRVPVSRRKRAKIAVRPGERAEPDVDLADIGRRIVAHFRATCRELPWRETRDPYAIWVSEVMLQQTRVATVIPYYRRWLDRFPTVEALAAAPIDDVLAAWSGLGYYSRARNLRRGAAEVMARYGGRVPDDPDQLRALPGVGAYTAGAIASIAFGRPEPVVDGNVARVLARVFAIDDDIKAAATRRRLWDLAARLVPADAPGDFNQGIMELGATVCTPRAPRCGACPLSGVCRARAAGRASELPVTRPRRRAGELPVIDVVAAWLVRRRRVLLVRRAGRGLYAGLWELPQAPTPDGIGDAIGLRIALRGSAPAAAHEQLLSHRRLRIRVWRAAAPVGRVRPSPDRYDAFRWCPPDAIGDAGVSAATAQIARAMVAASGGAR
- the hemN gene encoding oxygen-independent coproporphyrinogen III oxidase; its protein translation is MKYRAPGHGVQASGEPASAAASGAAASGTAASAAVSPPPQAAAEMSATPAAKAIGLRVGTTVAGREYIVPHPQSNPGPRTSCAIGREVRKVCAPSPEELVAHVRPGPRYTSYPPATEFRPAFTAADAGEQLARLARRPDRIASLYLHVPYCASLCWYCGCNVVISRDRGKATGYVDRLVREIDALATRSGRGRPLAELSLGGGSPNFLPADELVRLVGAVCRAFELTADAELGIELDPRETTAEQIDALADCGFTRMSVGVQDFAPLVQRAIHREQSIEQTAELIARGRAAGFRSANVDLVYGLPGQTEDSLRATLDAVVRMAPDRIAMFGYAHLPHLRPHQKLVERAAAVPGPDHRARLLAVALEAFDAAGYVRVGLDHFARPDDPLVRAALDGRLHRNFQGYVVQRGDVLLGCGSSAITDTGDAYWQNHVDVDEWGRAVDAGQLPVARGVALDGDDQVRRYVITRLMCDAELDMADVERRFEIDFDRYFSPELDALAGRDLAPLVEVDRDARRIVATPLGTQLIRNVCMAFDRYLRERADRPRFSPTL